Proteins from a genomic interval of Bifidobacteriaceae bacterium:
- a CDS encoding alpha/beta hydrolase, translated as MDDYQFFDLADGTRLAYVDRGSGPPVLLLAGWSQTVELYKNQIDVFAQHHRVIALDWRGHGRSTGDWGYRTGRLARDLSDFIEGLGLAKVDVVAHSVGASLVWAYIEAYGEHRLRRAVFVDQASSVMAKPDWDRERRIQAGCSLPDPSGLVEFYNQVISANTVEDSAEVIRRLFSPSISEAELRWAAEENLTMPREAAAALLWDTALNDYSDLFARVSIPVLVIGFERSLFPAASQTWIAEQIPAGQARIFSIAEGASHFMFLESPEPFNEAVLAFLGT; from the coding sequence ATGGACGATTATCAGTTCTTCGATCTGGCCGACGGCACCCGCCTGGCCTATGTTGACCGAGGCTCGGGGCCCCCGGTGTTGTTGCTGGCGGGCTGGTCGCAAACGGTTGAGCTCTACAAGAACCAAATCGACGTTTTCGCCCAGCACCACCGGGTTATCGCCTTGGACTGGAGGGGTCACGGCCGGTCAACGGGCGACTGGGGCTACAGGACGGGACGTTTGGCTCGCGACTTGTCCGACTTCATCGAAGGACTCGGTTTGGCCAAGGTTGACGTGGTGGCGCATTCCGTGGGGGCGTCGCTGGTCTGGGCCTACATTGAGGCCTACGGCGAGCACCGTCTGCGGCGCGCGGTGTTTGTCGACCAGGCGTCTTCGGTCATGGCCAAGCCGGACTGGGACCGCGAGCGGCGGATCCAGGCGGGCTGCTCCCTGCCGGATCCGAGCGGACTGGTGGAGTTCTACAACCAGGTGATCTCCGCCAACACCGTCGAGGACTCGGCCGAAGTGATCCGCCGGCTGTTCAGCCCGAGCATTTCCGAGGCCGAACTGAGGTGGGCCGCGGAGGAAAACCTCACCATGCCGCGTGAGGCGGCGGCCGCCCTCCTGTGGGACACAGCCCTGAATGACTACTCGGATCTGTTCGCCCGCGTCTCCATCCCGGTCTTGGTGATCGGTTTCGAGCGGTCGCTCTTTCCGGCGGCCTCCCAGACCTGGATCGCCGAGCAAATCCCGGCCGGTCAGGCCCGCATCTTCAGCATTGCGGAAGGCGCTTCCCACTTCATGTTCCTGGAGAGCCCGGAGCCGTTCAACGAGGCGGTTTTGGCCTTCCTGGGGACCTGA
- a CDS encoding alpha/beta hydrolase, which produces MGAEAEVLFLHPVAMDHRSADWLTLPPAIIPDLPGHGGRAAPRPGLTLDDIADEAAGWVRRPVHVIGALWGGTVALHLALNHPGLVKSLFLAGSDPGAQQSARTERARQIEAGDRMVQQTLERWFGAEALQAPPSAPIAYARRCLETTPLDSLAAAWRTMASHDVTTRLGEITAPTTVLAGAYDAVHSVADQVAFCESLPHSRLIQIPAHHMSLLDNPAAFSAAFRQHLAWASRPAPRAQP; this is translated from the coding sequence ATGGGCGCCGAAGCCGAGGTCCTCTTCTTGCACCCCGTCGCCATGGACCACCGGTCCGCCGACTGGCTGACCCTGCCGCCGGCGATCATTCCCGACCTGCCCGGCCACGGCGGCCGCGCGGCGCCCCGGCCCGGGCTGACGCTTGACGACATTGCGGACGAGGCGGCCGGCTGGGTTCGCCGCCCCGTTCACGTGATTGGCGCCCTGTGGGGAGGCACGGTCGCTTTGCACCTGGCGCTGAACCATCCCGGCCTGGTCAAGTCCCTCTTCTTGGCGGGCAGCGACCCCGGCGCGCAGCAGTCGGCGCGGACCGAGCGGGCCCGGCAGATCGAGGCCGGCGACCGCATGGTCCAACAGACCCTGGAACGCTGGTTCGGGGCGGAGGCCCTCCAGGCGCCGCCCTCGGCCCCGATCGCCTACGCCCGCCGGTGCCTCGAGACCACTCCCCTGGATTCGCTGGCGGCCGCCTGGCGCACCATGGCCTCCCATGACGTGACCACGCGACTTGGGGAGATCACCGCGCCAACCACGGTGTTGGCGGGCGCCTACGATGCCGTGCACTCGGTCGCCGACCAGGTCGCCTTTTGCGAGTCCCTGCCTCACAGCCGTCTGATCCAGATCCCGGCCCACCACATGTCGTTGCTGGACAACCCCGCCGCCTTCTCGGCCGCCTTCAGGCAGCACCTGGCCTGGGCCAGCCGACCGGCGCCAAGAGCGCAACCCTGA
- a CDS encoding IclR family transcriptional regulator, with protein MPKQPNSADSGDSVARVAGVKSADRLMTLFEYLAANPRQPFGAIVKDLALPNSSAHQLLATATNRGFLEFDPQTRTYQLGIRVLEIGQAYFRARDLAEIALPFMESLGAELGETVQLAKLDGLWAVHVAVVKSHQPMRLVAEIGMRSPAYVSGLGKALLSGLSDAELRSRLKAVKLDRFTPNTITDRETLLAELRRVRELGYAEDNEEYVVGSRCFAVPVCRDSGEVVAALSVSVPTPRLSDQLVGEILAKLRETAPAIQARLGTLSQL; from the coding sequence GTGCCCAAACAACCGAACAGCGCGGACAGCGGCGACAGCGTGGCCCGGGTGGCAGGCGTGAAGTCCGCAGACCGCCTCATGACGCTGTTCGAGTATTTGGCGGCCAACCCGCGCCAGCCGTTCGGGGCGATCGTGAAGGATCTGGCGCTGCCCAACTCCTCCGCGCACCAGTTGCTGGCGACGGCCACCAACCGGGGGTTCCTGGAGTTCGACCCGCAGACCAGGACCTACCAACTGGGAATCCGGGTCCTGGAGATTGGGCAGGCCTACTTCCGGGCGCGCGACCTGGCGGAGATCGCCTTGCCGTTCATGGAGTCGCTGGGCGCGGAGTTGGGGGAGACCGTCCAGTTGGCCAAGCTTGACGGCCTGTGGGCGGTGCACGTGGCCGTCGTCAAGTCCCACCAGCCCATGCGCCTGGTCGCGGAGATCGGCATGCGCAGCCCCGCGTACGTCTCCGGGCTTGGCAAGGCGCTTTTGTCGGGTCTGAGCGACGCCGAGTTGCGCTCGCGCCTGAAAGCGGTGAAACTCGACCGCTTCACGCCCAACACGATCACCGACCGCGAGACGCTCTTAGCCGAGCTGCGCCGGGTGCGCGAACTCGGCTACGCCGAGGACAACGAGGAATATGTGGTCGGCTCGCGCTGCTTCGCCGTGCCGGTGTGCCGCGATTCGGGCGAGGTGGTCGCGGCGCTGTCGGTGTCGGTGCCGACCCCCCGGCTGAGCGACCAGCTGGTCGGCGAGATCCTGGCCAAGCTCCGGGAAACGGCGCCCGCGATTCAGGCGCGTTTGGGAACGCTCAGCCAACTCTGA
- a CDS encoding SMP-30/gluconolactonase/LRE family protein, which produces MTREIRLLASGLGFTEGPVVLANGEIIVTSITHGALYRVLPGGGSSRLADLGGGANGAALAADGTLYVAQNGGRWAANGPAWPPSSVGGIQRVYPDGSSDWLTKEPLAPNDLCFGPDGKLYVTDPTRSKAINDGRIWRIDPETGASELLASVRFFPNGIAFDAADDLYLAATDSGGIFRTRVTGGTLAEPVEVFRLTHGFPDGMAFDAAGNLVIGAVDDQGQGTVQTWTMDGALVEELVPGPGHRFTNVAFTGDGGLVICASDNDSVLLVEDWGAEGLPLHPFRGAGASA; this is translated from the coding sequence ATGACCCGCGAGATCCGCCTCTTGGCCTCCGGCCTGGGCTTCACCGAAGGCCCGGTGGTGCTGGCCAACGGGGAGATCATTGTCACCTCGATCACCCACGGGGCGCTCTACCGCGTGTTGCCGGGCGGCGGCTCGAGCCGCCTCGCGGACCTGGGCGGCGGGGCCAACGGCGCGGCTCTCGCGGCGGACGGGACCCTGTATGTGGCCCAAAACGGCGGCCGGTGGGCCGCCAACGGACCCGCTTGGCCACCCAGCTCGGTTGGCGGCATTCAGCGGGTCTATCCGGACGGCAGCTCCGACTGGCTCACCAAGGAGCCTTTGGCGCCCAACGACCTGTGCTTCGGGCCGGACGGGAAGCTGTATGTGACCGACCCGACCCGGTCCAAGGCGATCAACGACGGCCGCATTTGGCGGATCGATCCGGAGACCGGCGCGTCTGAGCTTCTGGCGTCAGTGCGATTCTTCCCCAACGGAATAGCCTTCGACGCGGCCGACGACCTGTACTTGGCGGCCACCGACTCCGGGGGCATCTTCCGGACGCGTGTGACGGGCGGCACTTTGGCGGAGCCGGTGGAGGTCTTCCGGCTGACGCACGGTTTCCCGGACGGCATGGCGTTCGACGCCGCCGGCAACTTGGTGATCGGCGCGGTTGACGACCAGGGTCAGGGCACCGTTCAGACCTGGACCATGGACGGGGCCTTGGTTGAGGAACTCGTTCCCGGTCCCGGCCACCGGTTCACGAACGTGGCCTTCACCGGCGACGGCGGCCTGGTCATCTGCGCCTCCGACAACGACTCGGTGCTGCTGGTCGAAGATTGGGGCGCGGAAGGGCTGCCGTTGCATCCCTTCCGGGGCGCGGGGGCTTCGGCGTGA